A single window of Providencia alcalifaciens DNA harbors:
- a CDS encoding DUF4105 domain-containing protein, which translates to MSNLLPQNEWRTEYRYKSHMDFNHETSDVAIHNFRSFLFADKNEYTWDTKHYNLSNLQSVDLVQSHWSGKMIAHVFLSFGFTNGDYVSFSIETRRKSHQQFSVWKGFFYNYDIIYVVADEQDLIGTRVNLRNEQVYIYPLNLDKPLITELFLNYMSKLNQLKVTNEKYHSMWNNCTTSIYKIAKKTYPDFKFNWKLLVSGYASQYCHQLGFIEDKDYFNKQQIPIIQFIDNQFSQAIRR; encoded by the coding sequence ATGAGCAATCTATTGCCTCAAAATGAGTGGAGAACAGAGTATCGTTATAAATCCCATATGGATTTTAATCACGAAACTTCGGACGTCGCCATTCATAATTTTCGCTCTTTTCTATTTGCCGATAAGAATGAATACACTTGGGATACTAAGCATTACAACCTATCTAACTTGCAAAGCGTAGATCTAGTACAATCCCACTGGTCTGGCAAAATGATCGCCCATGTTTTTCTGAGCTTCGGTTTTACCAATGGGGATTATGTCTCTTTTTCTATCGAAACAAGGCGAAAATCACATCAACAATTTTCGGTTTGGAAGGGGTTTTTCTATAACTACGATATTATCTATGTGGTCGCTGATGAGCAGGATTTAATTGGTACTCGCGTTAATTTACGCAATGAACAAGTCTATATTTATCCCTTAAATTTAGATAAGCCACTTATTACCGAACTATTTCTCAATTATATGAGTAAACTTAATCAGCTCAAAGTGACCAACGAAAAATATCATTCTATGTGGAATAACTGTACAACCAGTATTTATAAAATCGCAAAGAAAACCTACCCTGACTTTAAATTTAACTGGAAGCTGTTAGTCAGTGGCTACGCTTCACAATATTGTCATCAATTAGGCTTTATTGAAGATAAAGACTATTTTAATAAACAGCAGATTCCTATTATACAGTTTATTGATAACCAGTTTTCTCAAGCAATACGTCGATAA
- a CDS encoding peptidase — MIYIITMLYGRDTAKKYFWFILALTLFGVLIGACFFLLPFFADPHEFMIFLCIPILLEAIRSFVCAMYCQGATRGLRISRGLVLLLMVYIVLFSKIHAWETVLSGFITGLYLMVSAIWKMSNSVVLKFERWKLMFTVSIIEFSLGLWNFIPWSFDYSSRQVYWDVGTLIMIFSLDSFFVYYFVVSSQISNVNQMVFTRNDDSSSRERATLHVWTTTGQLPLFFKIIQRYIVSRNSLGVISTGHVAFELDEIYISHYPEKDIDRDTAQFLQILKSTEENNDTGVFQISYVDEMKIAPPSNFKLTIEGISKEKLDAFWQEYSKDTTYNLTNRNCSTVVSLALIKSTEGYFTEKKGGFMLLLKLLFSPELWVMSQLRKHASIMTWTPGIVLDYSRAMSVLLKM, encoded by the coding sequence CTCACATTATTTGGTGTCCTGATTGGTGCCTGCTTTTTTCTACTACCTTTTTTTGCCGATCCCCATGAGTTTATGATTTTCCTCTGTATTCCAATTTTATTGGAAGCCATTCGCTCATTTGTCTGCGCGATGTATTGCCAAGGTGCTACCCGAGGGCTGCGGATCAGCCGTGGATTAGTACTACTTTTAATGGTCTACATTGTCTTATTTTCTAAAATACATGCGTGGGAAACGGTTCTCTCTGGGTTTATTACTGGCTTATATCTGATGGTCAGTGCTATCTGGAAAATGTCCAATAGTGTGGTTTTAAAATTTGAACGCTGGAAGTTAATGTTCACCGTCTCCATTATTGAATTTTCATTAGGTTTATGGAATTTCATTCCTTGGTCTTTTGACTATTCATCTCGCCAAGTTTATTGGGATGTTGGCACGCTGATTATGATTTTCTCCCTAGATTCATTCTTTGTTTACTACTTTGTTGTGAGCAGCCAGATTTCAAATGTTAACCAGATGGTATTTACACGCAATGATGACTCTTCAAGCAGAGAACGCGCCACCTTACACGTATGGACAACTACCGGGCAACTGCCTCTATTTTTTAAAATTATCCAACGCTATATTGTTTCCCGTAATTCATTAGGCGTAATTAGTACAGGGCATGTTGCTTTCGAACTGGATGAAATATATATCAGCCACTACCCAGAGAAAGATATCGACCGCGATACAGCACAATTTTTGCAGATATTAAAATCCACCGAAGAAAACAATGACACGGGGGTTTTTCAAATAAGTTATGTTGATGAAATGAAAATCGCGCCGCCATCAAATTTCAAATTGACCATTGAAGGGATCAGTAAAGAAAAGCTAGATGCATTTTGGCAAGAATATAGTAAAGACACGACCTACAATTTAACGAATCGCAATTGCTCAACCGTCGTTTCTTTGGCGCTAATAAAAAGTACCGAGGGATATTTTACTGAGAAAAAAGGCGGCTTCATGCTGCTGCTTAAATTGCTCTTTAGCCCTGAACTTTGGGTCATGTCCCAACTCAGAAAACATGCAAGCATTATGACGTGGACACCGGGCATTGTTTTAGATTATTCCCGCGCCATGTCTGTTCTATTAAAAATGTAG